One part of the Bombus terrestris chromosome 13, iyBomTerr1.2, whole genome shotgun sequence genome encodes these proteins:
- the LOC100649052 gene encoding endocuticle structural glycoprotein ABD-4 — MKTIVIAIVVGLAAAQDSNYNARNNYHEDRSNPPTDERRGPLTTTPIPILHWNKQQEHDGTYKASYETGNNIIAEESGYIKKVGEGEEQGEALVQQGSFSYTSPEGKLITIHYTADETGFHATGDHIPTPPPVSEEIQKGLDLIYAGIRQQEEADAREAAQKGQQQPLNQQIERRDNYDRKFRK; from the exons ATGAAAACAATT GTAATAGCGATAGTTGTGGGATTAGCAGCAGCGCAAGATTCAAATTACAATGCTCGTAACAATTACCACGAGGATAGATCGAATCCTCCGACTGACGAAAGGAGGGGTCCATTGACGACCACACCTATTCCAATTTTACATTGGAATAAACAGCAAGAGCACGATGGAACTTATAAAGCTAG CTATGAAACGGGAAACAATATTATCGCTGAGGAGAGCGGTTACATTAAGAAAGTAGGCGAAGGCGAGGAACAAGGAGAAGCATTGGTCCAACAAGGAAGCTTCTCATACACGAGTCCCGAAGGGAAGCTGATCACCATCCATTATACGGCCGACGAGACTGGCTTTCACGCGACCGGAGATCACATTCCCACGCCACCGCCAGTCAGCGAAGAGATTCAGAAAGGCCTCGACCTCATCTATGCAGGCATTCGTCAGCAAGAG GAAGCAGATGCGCGCGAAGCAGCTCAAAAGGGACAACAGCAACCCTTGAATCAGCAAATCGAGCGGCGAGATAATTATGatagaaaatttcgaaaatga